The genome window AGCAACATGTATTCTGTTTCACGTTTAGGTGATGGATGATGCTTTCGGATAACTGAGATGTCTGGTGTCGTCTTAGTTCACTCGGCAATTCTGGTATTCTGTTGCACGTTTAGGTGATGAAATATGCTTTCAGTTAACTGAGATGGCTGGCATCTTGCTCGTTCAGCAACTATGGACAAGTTGCAACAGAAATTTCTCATTCGGTGCTCCTTCCTAGTTTGGTTAGACAAAAGTTTAGTGTTAGCTAGCTCAATTTTGAGAAACTTGCAAAGCCACAGCTTGGGATGTTACCTTCATTGCTTAGCAATTTTGGGGAGTTTCAGTTTAATTAAGCAAATAAGCAAAACAACCAATCACATCAATGCCCTTAATGTTTCAGTGGCACATGTTGCTGTTTTATGAGAGTTCTCACTTTACCTCGTCTGGTCTTTCATGGCTCACTAGATGTGCACCATGAAGTTCTACCATTCTTGCAACAGGAAGAAGGCTTTCTGCTAGACGTTTTGCATGGCACAATTGCGCAATGATATCGTACCTGAATTTTGTAATGTAAGCCACATGAAATGCATGTGCACCATTCTCTGAACAAGATTATCCACTGTTAACAAAACTAACCTTCCATGAATAACTGAAACTAGAAAGCCGGCAGATCGTATTGTATCTAGCTCCTTAGTAGTCATGTTGTGAGTCCAACATGCATTGATTTGCCCTTCAAAACCACAATTAGATTGCATCCCTGTCGACGATATGCCCTTCACATATTCCTGAAAGAAGACACGGTACAGATAAACCTTCCATGAATAGGTTGATGCATGTATGTATGTTGTCTTCATTCTGGTGTCTACCTACTAATATGTTTATATTCTAAAGAGGGGGTATGCAAAACACAAAACCATATATTCACAACAAAAGACCCATTCAGGAAGAATCAGAACAAAAAATGACCAAATCAAAACCACATAATCCAAGAGTATGGGACATATACAAATATGATTATATTCTAAAAGGGTATGAACAACATAGAACCAGATTCATAACAAAAGACGACCTATCCAAATCACATGATCCAATGGTATGGGACAGCTGAAAAATAATGTGTAAAAACAACAAACGTCAGCCAAAATACCCAAATCAATGTCTCGGGACAGAACATGACATATCACTCACTTGATAGAGGACCATTCTTCTGGTACACGACCCAACAGTCTCCTCAAGGTATTCCTGCATAGTTGCATTGTTAAATCAAACATATAATGCAATGGATCTGAAAAAAAACTAATTTTCATCAAACGGGGGATTATAATGGATGCACCGTTAGTTCCTTACCTTCGTATAATGCGTTTCCAAGTCCACAAGGGCTCTTTCCTCTGGTGTTTTTGCCCTTAAGAAACGGAATGCAAGAGAAAGCATCTGCCCATCTACCTACAGAAGCAGGAAGGGAGAGGCTTAGCTCGTGCCACGAATAGTTGAAAAtaataattggtgtctcttgtagcATTTCCTTTGCATTGAACGTATTCAGCCCACAAATATGTATGCAAATATCAAAACTCCAGTACCTTTGGGAAGCACTGAAAGCCACCTCCAGTGACATTAAGCAATGCCAGCGAACATAGCCTGTGAGGCGCAATCGCCGCAAGCTTGCAAGCAATCATGGCACCTGGTTGCACACAGATAACAGGGTCAATGCCTAATAAAGGTCACAcattggagagagagagagagagagagagagagagagagagagagtctcagaATCGAAAGACGCACAATAGGAATAGGACTTACCCATGGAGTGGCCAAAGACGTGAGCTTTCTTCCACCCCAAATGATCCATCAAGGCCAAGGCATCCGTCGCCATGATTGCCGTCCTGCCAGATACAAAAGAACACGTTTGAAAACAAATGCTCGCCCATTTTTTTACATGAGCGCGTGAACTGAACGTGATGGAAGATATGATTCCCCCCTTCTTTCTTCCCCGTCACTCGTTTTTCTCGTGGAAAAAACTATTGTGGCAGAAAGGGAGCGAAATGTGGGATTTTTCTCGTCGAAAGCTACATGCAGCTGATGTCGTCCACCAAATCCCCGTGTACGGTCCTTCTGAATCGCAAGGCGAGGAAGCAAGCAATCCTGCGACACCTAACGAACGGAACGGCCCACCGATCGTTGCAACCGACGACGACGAGGGAGGATTTGGATCTGTTGGAGGAGGAGGGGGATACTCACGAGTAGTAGGATTTGTTCGGGGGCACGGAGCTGCGGCCGGCGCCGCGGTTGTCGAAGCAGCAGACCTCgatgccgtcgccgtcgccgccggCGGCCTCCTCGTCCGGCCGCAGGGCCTCGTCGTCGGCCGGCTCCAGCGACCCCGTCAGCCCCTTAATCTGCGGGCCCCACGAGTCGTGCGTCCCCGCCAACCCTTCGATTCCGATCGCAAACCAAACACCAAACCGTTTCTCAGCGAAAAAGCATTCTTTAAACAACAACACGAGGAGAAAGAACAGGATTCCTCTTCCTCCTCTGGGCCGAGGACCGGGAGAGGAGAGACCGGCGGTGTGCGTACCGATGATGAGGAGCACCTTGGTGGCGCCGCGGCCGTAGCGGCGGTAGTAGACGCGGACGCCCTCCCACTTGTCGCCGTCCGCGTACCTGCCCACCTCGCAGTAAGGCATTGCTGCTGTGCTCGCCGGCGGCTCTCCTCCTTCCTGACCTGATTCAGCTAGCGCGCGCGCGTCCGTCTCGttctcgtcgccgccgccgccgcgcgcgatTTGGCTGGTTTGGCTTTGACCGTTTTGGAGGGGATCCGAGAACGGGCGAGGCGTGGCTGCCTGGAAGGCTGGAAACGAGAAAAAGTGCGCAGAGGAAA of Zea mays cultivar B73 chromosome 8, Zm-B73-REFERENCE-NAM-5.0, whole genome shotgun sequence contains these proteins:
- the LOC100281755 gene encoding uncharacterized LOC100281755 isoform 2 (isoform 2 is encoded by transcript variant 2); amino-acid sequence: MPYCEVGRYADGDKWEGVRVYYRRYGRGATKVLLIIGLAGTHDSWGPQIKGLTGSLEPADDEALRPDEEAAGGDGDGIEVCCFDNRGAGRSSVPPNKSYYSTAIMATDALALMDHLGWKKAHVFGHSMGAMIACKLAAIAPHRLCSLALLNVTGGGFQCFPKVDGQMLSLAFRFLRAKTPEERALVDLETHYTKEYLEETVGSCTRRMVLYQEYVKGISSTGMQSNCGFEGQINACWTHNMTTKELDTIRSAGFLVSVIHGRYDIIAQLCHAKRLAESLLPVARMVELHGAHLVSHERPDEVNNALMDLIKATGSAMKPEEWSAQPENTSETGALISARPITVTMRTDEGVIVMGFEHIRNIVRIMKPARVAPIDS
- the LOC100281755 gene encoding uncharacterized LOC100281755 isoform 1 (isoform 1 is encoded by transcript variant 1), which encodes MPYCEVGRYADGDKWEGVRVYYRRYGRGATKVLLIIGLAGTHDSWGPQIKGLTGSLEPADDEALRPDEEAAGGDGDGIEVCCFDNRGAGRSSVPPNKSYYSTAIMATDALALMDHLGWKKAHVFGHSMGAMIACKLAAIAPHRLCSLALLNVTGGGFQCFPKVDGQMLSLAFRFLRAKTPEERALVDLETHYTKEYLEETVGSCTRRMVLYQEYVKGISSTGMQSNCGFEGQINACWTHNMTTKELDTIRSAGFLVSVIHGRYDIIAQLCHAKRLAESLLPVARMVELHGAHLVSHERPDEVNNALMDLIKATGSAMKPEEWSAQPENTSGKLKKTKHLRFLFKANCSGSNLLRCVLIRDRGTHFREAHYRHDANR
- the LOC100281755 gene encoding uncharacterized isoform X1: MPYCEVGRYADGDKWEGVRVYYRRYGRGATKVLLIIGLAGTHDSWGPQIKGLTGSLEPADDEALRPDEEAAGGDGDGIEVCCFDNRGAGRSSVPPNKSYYSTAIMATDALALMDHLGWKKAHVFGHSMGAMIACKLAAIAPHRLCSLALLNVTGGGFQCFPKVDGQMLSLAFRFLRAKTPEERALVDLETHYTKEYLEETVGSCTRRMVLYQEYVKGISSTGMQSNCGFEGQINACWTHNMTTKELDTIRSAGFLVSVIHGRYDIIAQLCHAKRLAESLLPVARMVELHGAHLVSHERPDEVNNALMDLIKATGSAMKPEEWSAQPENTSETGALISARPITVTMRTDEGANAAVAVYNLLGKLQLSFLYLIGVIVMGFEHIRNIVRIMKPARVAPIDS
- the LOC100281755 gene encoding uncharacterized isoform X3, which translates into the protein MPYCEVGRYADGDKWEGVRVYYRRYGRGATKVLLIIGLAGTHDSWGPQIKGLTGSLEPADDEALRPDEEAAGGDGDGIEVCCFDNRGAGRSSVPPNKSYYSTAIMATDALALMDHLGWKKAHVFGHSMGAMIACKLAAIAPHRLCSLALLNVTGGGFQCFPKVDGQMLSLAFRFLRAKTPEERALVDLETHYTKEYLEETVGSCTRRMVLYQEYVKGISSTGMQSNCGFEGQINACWTHNMTTKELDTIRSAGFLVSVIHGRYDIIAQLCHAKRLAESLLPVARMVELHGAHLVSHERPDEVNNALMDLIKATGSAMKPEEWSAQPENTSGVIVMGFEHIRNIVRIMKPARVAPIDS